A single Candidatus Eisenbacteria bacterium DNA region contains:
- a CDS encoding ABC transporter substrate-binding protein: MVRAAAPIVAMALSILTATRPASGTEVLGPLALTRDVLTRSNAIVRGSGDRKQKLAELSDLMRGFLDTDALARLAADKHLQGRSPAEVDEFMRLFHEFFVRTYVQRLLLFDAPDFEFGDEKVSGDTASVATKVVTPGDRFAVDYTLHKTPAGWRATDIQVEGVSLATNFRAQFDNAVAKDSFAGLLDRLRAKVGAPGPGGS; encoded by the coding sequence ATGGTGCGTGCGGCGGCGCCGATCGTCGCGATGGCGCTCTCGATCCTCACGGCCACCCGGCCGGCGTCCGGCACCGAGGTCTTGGGACCGCTCGCCCTCACGCGCGACGTGCTCACCCGCAGCAACGCGATCGTCCGCGGTTCCGGTGACCGCAAGCAGAAGCTCGCGGAGCTGAGCGACCTCATGCGTGGTTTCCTCGACACCGACGCGCTCGCGCGCCTGGCCGCCGACAAGCACCTCCAGGGGCGGAGCCCGGCCGAAGTGGACGAGTTCATGCGGCTCTTCCACGAGTTCTTCGTCCGCACCTACGTGCAGCGGCTGCTCCTCTTCGACGCGCCGGACTTCGAGTTCGGCGACGAGAAGGTGTCCGGCGATACGGCGAGCGTCGCCACGAAGGTGGTCACGCCGGGCGATCGCTTCGCCGTCGACTACACCCTCCACAAGACGCCGGCCGGCTGGCGCGCGACCGACATCCAGGTGGAAGGCGTCAGCCTTGCGACGAACTTCCGCGCCCAGTTCGACAATGCCGTGGCGAAGGATTCGTTCGCGGGTCTCCTCGACCGCCTGCGCGCGAAAGTCGGTGCGCCCGGGCCGGGAGGATCCTGA
- a CDS encoding collagen-binding domain-containing protein — protein sequence MTQRAAALIRYSILLAALPVMAAVPAAAQPSTNLGTYVLFGSHSLKVRSASIADGDLGVSDGTLTNERTILAPSSDMAANKVVVQSRVTCEDMFANTVKGSSALCPQVIGVAVPVPLIANVPVACHYPSPFPHCNSSASVRVAKGATLNLAPGTYGDLTVDGGGSGPAGTVILNGTYTFCDVKLSQEARALFQGPSTVNVEDAVNVGNNVTIGADAGATSPPMPSEIRWFVDGKSVKFSRRDQVEGLICAPNAQLKANSGSNLEGQFVAKDINLRSVTIGPALPGVCGDDIVSPDEECEIDEDCSDEELALLRLGRAAEQLVCVDCRCVPNHPTTTSTSTTTSTTSTSTSTSTSTSTSTSTSSSTSTSTSTSTSTSTSTSTTTTPTTSTSTTTLECMTDADCNNGSPDGAFICVDGHCVPRPTTTTTTVGPTTTTTEGPTTTTTSTTAPTTTTAAITTTTTSTSTTTLECMTDADCNDGSPDGAFICIDGHCVPRPTTTTTTVAPTTTTTVGPATTTTSTTTTPSTTSTTSTTLPECTTDQDCPDGQICLDGTCHTGCNDDADCPEGQLCLGGTCQPECTTNEDCNNGGPGDFLCVDGRCEPPQEICGDCIDNDGDGLVDFEDPDCCGDVSVFPMSLKHGRFRPKGADQSFMKLTSTLATAGLASRIDPLTQNVYLQIRQTGTGEILCAYVPAGKFMKKHGEFKFWSMMSPTPTPTARGIGDMRVKVKSNGKVVFGSKGKKVEFTTPPAGTIQVTVGFQSTTGGVDQNSCSAAVQAFTSAKNGLKYP from the coding sequence ATGACCCAGCGTGCGGCTGCTCTCATCCGATATTCGATTCTGCTCGCCGCTCTGCCGGTCATGGCGGCCGTCCCGGCCGCCGCGCAACCGAGCACGAACCTCGGTACCTACGTCTTGTTCGGCAGCCACAGCCTGAAGGTGCGCTCCGCGAGCATCGCAGACGGCGACCTCGGCGTGAGCGATGGAACGCTGACGAACGAGCGCACGATCCTGGCCCCGTCGTCGGACATGGCGGCGAACAAGGTGGTCGTGCAGTCGAGGGTCACCTGCGAGGACATGTTCGCGAACACGGTCAAAGGCTCGTCTGCGCTCTGCCCGCAGGTGATCGGCGTTGCGGTCCCCGTCCCGCTCATCGCGAACGTGCCGGTCGCCTGCCACTATCCGAGCCCGTTCCCGCACTGCAACTCGAGCGCCTCGGTGAGAGTCGCCAAGGGCGCCACACTGAACCTCGCACCGGGGACCTACGGCGATCTCACCGTCGACGGCGGAGGAAGCGGCCCCGCTGGGACCGTGATCCTGAACGGCACGTACACCTTCTGCGACGTGAAACTGTCGCAGGAGGCGCGCGCGCTCTTCCAGGGTCCGTCCACGGTGAACGTCGAGGACGCGGTGAACGTCGGCAACAACGTCACCATCGGAGCCGATGCCGGCGCCACCAGCCCGCCGATGCCGAGTGAGATCCGGTGGTTCGTCGACGGCAAGAGCGTCAAGTTCTCGCGCCGGGACCAGGTGGAAGGTCTCATCTGCGCACCGAACGCCCAGTTGAAGGCCAATTCCGGCTCGAACCTCGAGGGTCAGTTCGTCGCGAAGGACATCAACCTTCGAAGCGTGACCATCGGACCCGCTCTGCCGGGCGTGTGCGGCGACGACATCGTGAGCCCCGACGAGGAGTGCGAGATCGACGAGGACTGCTCGGACGAGGAGCTGGCCCTCCTGCGACTCGGCCGTGCCGCCGAACAGCTCGTGTGCGTCGACTGCAGGTGCGTGCCGAACCATCCCACGACGACGTCGACCAGCACGACCACGAGCACCACCAGCACGTCGACCAGCACCTCCACCTCGACCAGCACGAGCACCAGCACCTCGAGCTCGACGTCGACCTCGACCAGTACCAGTACGTCGACGTCGACCAGCACCAGCACGACCACCACGCCCACGACCAGCACGTCGACGACGACGCTCGAGTGCATGACTGACGCCGACTGCAACAACGGCTCGCCCGACGGCGCCTTCATCTGCGTCGACGGCCATTGCGTGCCCCGGCCGACCACGACCACGACGACCGTCGGCCCGACGACCACCACGACCGAGGGCCCGACGACGACCACCACCAGCACGACGGCGCCCACGACCACGACCGCCGCCATCACGACCACCACCACGTCCACGTCGACGACGACGCTCGAGTGCATGACCGACGCCGATTGCAACGACGGCTCGCCCGACGGCGCCTTCATCTGCATCGACGGCCACTGCGTGCCCCGGCCGACCACGACCACGACGACCGTCGCCCCGACGACCACCACGACGGTCGGCCCGGCGACCACGACGACGTCGACGACCACCACGCCGTCGACCACCTCCACCACCTCGACGACGCTCCCCGAGTGCACGACGGACCAGGATTGCCCCGATGGTCAGATCTGTCTCGACGGCACCTGCCACACCGGCTGCAACGACGACGCCGACTGTCCGGAGGGTCAGCTCTGCCTCGGCGGGACGTGTCAGCCCGAGTGCACCACGAACGAGGACTGCAACAACGGCGGCCCCGGCGACTTCCTCTGCGTGGACGGACGCTGCGAGCCGCCCCAGGAGATCTGCGGCGACTGCATCGACAACGACGGCGACGGGCTCGTCGACTTCGAGGATCCCGACTGCTGCGGTGACGTCTCGGTCTTCCCGATGAGCCTGAAGCATGGACGCTTCCGCCCCAAGGGCGCGGACCAGAGCTTCATGAAGCTCACCTCGACGCTCGCGACCGCGGGCCTCGCCTCGCGCATCGATCCGCTCACGCAGAACGTCTACCTGCAGATCCGGCAGACGGGCACCGGCGAGATACTGTGCGCCTACGTGCCGGCGGGCAAGTTCATGAAGAAGCACGGGGAGTTCAAGTTCTGGTCGATGATGAGCCCGACCCCGACTCCGACCGCGCGCGGCATCGGCGACATGCGGGTGAAGGTCAAGTCGAACGGGAAGGTGGTCTTCGGCTCCAAGGGCAAGAAGGTGGAGTTCACCACGCCGCCGGCTGGAACGATACAGGTCACCGTCGGCTTCCAGTCGACCACGGGTGGAGTCGACCAGAACAGCTGCTCGGCGGCCGTGCAGGCGTTCACCTCGGCGAAGAACGGCCTCAAGTATCCCTGA
- a CDS encoding endonuclease/exonuclease/phosphatase family protein: MLRVLTLNCWNVSEPLDARMAIVRRGVAELRPDVAAFQEVVVRRDGFDQGVLLLDGIGYARAFGPAFSWSDDGIMVPPHEHTRVGFGNLIASRWPILRSEVRRLPGREGDEPRTVLGVIIQSPDGNLPVLTTHLDCEADHGWVRERQVQVVDDFARDLAAEAHLPAIVMGDFNAHPDSAEIRYLRGLSPLDGRRTCFQDAWEIGGPGGHGHTWDNRNRFATLDPGPDGRLDYIFVGAPDGRGRGAIVSARLVFEDPTGDVFASDHFGLFAEIDV, from the coding sequence ATGCTGCGGGTGCTGACGCTCAATTGCTGGAACGTATCCGAGCCCCTGGACGCGCGTATGGCGATCGTTCGGCGCGGTGTGGCGGAGCTTCGCCCGGACGTCGCGGCCTTCCAGGAGGTCGTCGTCCGTCGCGACGGCTTCGACCAGGGGGTGCTCCTCCTGGACGGCATCGGGTACGCGCGCGCCTTCGGCCCGGCCTTCAGCTGGAGCGACGATGGAATCATGGTCCCTCCCCACGAGCATACCCGCGTCGGCTTCGGCAACCTCATCGCCTCGCGCTGGCCGATCCTGCGGAGCGAGGTGCGGCGCCTGCCCGGACGGGAGGGCGACGAGCCACGGACCGTCCTCGGGGTGATCATCCAGAGCCCCGACGGGAACCTGCCGGTTCTGACGACGCACCTCGACTGCGAGGCCGATCACGGGTGGGTGAGGGAGCGCCAGGTGCAGGTGGTCGACGACTTCGCCCGCGATCTGGCGGCGGAGGCGCACCTTCCGGCGATCGTCATGGGCGACTTCAACGCGCACCCCGATTCCGCCGAGATCCGCTACCTGCGGGGTCTGTCGCCCCTCGACGGGCGGCGAACCTGCTTCCAGGACGCCTGGGAGATCGGCGGTCCCGGTGGACACGGTCACACCTGGGACAACCGCAACCGCTTCGCGACGCTCGATCCGGGTCCCGACGGGCGCCTCGACTACATCTTCGTCGGCGCACCGGACGGTCGGGGGCGCGGCGCCATCGTCTCGGCGCGGCTCGTATTCGAGGATCCGACCGGCGACGTGTTCGCGAGCGACCACTTCGGCCTGTTCGCCGAGATCGACGTCTGA
- a CDS encoding VacJ family lipoprotein — MNRQRHKAPSLRPLVGLVVVVAMAGCARPSGLARNAIDTGPDDAVLQEDYDPWQPFNEAMFDFNHDVLDRWIVKPLATGWAAVTPPIARRSVARVLNNIDMPRRFVNNLLQARPLGAGRELARFFVNTTIGVAGVMDIASEFHLDPSEADAGETLALLGVGPGPFLVLPTLPPTTVRDAIGRGLDSLLDPLSYLVTTPFFVGLTRSIVSAVNERSLNMQLYDNVEESVIDLYSAARNGYLQRRHQTIERAMADRDKEWMWAARDEAPDTAHVTNQVVTVALEDPT, encoded by the coding sequence ATGAATCGACAGAGGCACAAAGCGCCGTCGCTGCGCCCCCTCGTGGGGCTCGTGGTCGTCGTGGCCATGGCGGGGTGCGCCCGCCCGTCCGGCCTCGCCCGCAACGCGATCGACACCGGGCCGGACGATGCCGTTCTCCAGGAGGACTACGATCCCTGGCAGCCGTTCAACGAGGCGATGTTCGACTTCAACCACGACGTCCTCGACCGCTGGATCGTGAAGCCGCTCGCCACCGGATGGGCAGCGGTCACGCCTCCGATCGCCCGGCGCAGCGTCGCCCGTGTTCTCAACAACATCGACATGCCGCGCCGCTTCGTGAACAACCTGTTGCAGGCGCGTCCCCTGGGTGCCGGGCGCGAGCTGGCGCGCTTCTTCGTGAACACCACCATCGGGGTCGCGGGCGTCATGGACATCGCCTCCGAGTTCCATCTCGATCCCAGCGAGGCGGACGCCGGAGAGACGCTCGCGCTCCTCGGCGTCGGGCCCGGCCCCTTCCTCGTGCTCCCGACCCTCCCGCCCACGACGGTTCGGGACGCGATCGGCCGCGGGCTCGATTCCCTCCTCGATCCGCTGTCGTACCTGGTCACGACCCCGTTCTTCGTCGGCCTCACCCGCTCGATCGTGTCGGCCGTGAACGAGCGCTCCCTCAACATGCAGCTGTACGACAACGTCGAGGAGAGCGTCATCGACCTCTACAGCGCGGCCCGAAACGGCTACCTGCAGCGCCGGCATCAGACGATCGAGCGAGCCATGGCCGACCGCGACAAAGAGTGGATGTGGGCGGCGCGCGACGAAGCGCCTGACACCGCGCACGTCACGAACCAAGTCGTGACCGTGGCGCTCGAGGATCCGACGTGA
- a CDS encoding ABC transporter ATP-binding protein: MTTSVRPLVVPDRVRPELRAVSSAVVLRELRRSYADREVVRGVSLEIGEAQIFGLLGPNGAGKTTLLSMISTRLRPTGGDAWVHGKHVVNDVHAVRRLVNVAPQEEALYPTLTAEENLRFFAELYGVRRWERRQRVAEALEAVGLTARKDDRVATFSGGMRRRLNLGCALVNGPKLVLLDEPTAGVDPQSRAHIFDAVRALRARGTTILYTTHYLEEAEDLCDHIAIMDEGLVVACGTLPQLLALSHATEVIELRLHQPPETLAPFETIEGVQKVESIGNELRVFTTRAQLALPRIYRTLASLGIGIVRTRLTPVTLDDVFLELTGKELRD, encoded by the coding sequence GTGACCACCTCCGTACGCCCTCTCGTCGTTCCCGACCGCGTGCGACCCGAGCTGCGCGCGGTGTCGTCGGCCGTCGTGCTGCGCGAGCTGCGCCGGAGCTACGCTGATCGCGAGGTCGTGCGTGGGGTGTCTCTCGAGATCGGCGAAGCGCAGATCTTCGGGCTCCTCGGCCCGAACGGCGCCGGCAAGACGACGCTCCTCTCCATGATCTCGACCCGCCTGCGCCCGACCGGCGGCGACGCGTGGGTGCACGGCAAGCACGTCGTGAACGACGTGCACGCGGTGCGCCGCCTGGTGAACGTCGCGCCCCAGGAGGAGGCGCTCTACCCGACCCTCACGGCCGAGGAGAACCTGCGTTTCTTCGCGGAGCTCTACGGCGTGCGGCGGTGGGAACGGCGCCAGCGGGTCGCCGAGGCGCTCGAGGCGGTGGGCCTCACCGCCCGCAAGGACGATCGCGTCGCGACGTTTTCCGGCGGCATGCGCCGGCGTCTCAACCTCGGCTGCGCGCTCGTGAACGGCCCGAAGCTCGTCCTCCTCGACGAACCGACGGCCGGCGTCGATCCACAGTCGCGCGCGCACATCTTCGACGCCGTGCGCGCGCTGCGCGCCCGCGGAACGACCATTCTCTACACGACGCACTATCTCGAGGAGGCCGAGGACCTCTGCGATCACATCGCGATCATGGACGAAGGGCTCGTGGTGGCGTGCGGCACGCTCCCGCAGCTCCTCGCGCTGTCGCATGCGACCGAGGTGATCGAGCTGCGCCTTCACCAGCCGCCGGAGACGCTGGCGCCGTTCGAGACGATCGAGGGCGTACAGAAGGTCGAGTCGATCGGCAACGAGCTGCGCGTCTTCACGACGCGTGCCCAGCTCGCATTGCCCCGCATCTACCGGACCCTCGCTTCGCTCGGGATCGGCATCGTCCGCACCCGGCTCACGCCGGTGACCCTGGACGACGTGTTCCTCGAGCTGACCGGCAAGGAGCTGCGTGACTGA
- a CDS encoding ABC transporter permease: protein MFAVFRNDLRIFLRDRSALVFSLLMPILVITVIAGSILHGDEGPRLRVPVVNEDGGPVATTFTKLLADHADVRQVSRAEAEHMVRDTHEAAAAMVFPAQLSKRYLQGHTTEIELLTDPAAGSDVQGVKVLLLLIDKEAAALADPFAEDKITMREQNLTGRSLSINAFEQRVPGFALMFVLLAVVFGTSMSMHDERDWGTLVRLLVAPSGFTRLLLGKLGARFVVGFVQMLLLLAWGHWVYGVSLGSSPSAFLLLTAAAVFAVVAAGMLVAGLARSREQTLPIGLSLVMALSALGGLWWPQSMQPQWMDRISPALFTTWAMRGLNDLILRQRGLDDVLQPIVVLVAYGAATLALGLRLFRVRHSAR, encoded by the coding sequence ATGTTCGCCGTCTTCCGCAACGACCTGCGCATCTTCCTGCGTGATCGCAGCGCGCTCGTCTTCTCGCTGCTGATGCCGATCCTGGTGATCACCGTCATCGCCGGGAGCATCCTGCACGGCGACGAAGGCCCTCGCCTCAGGGTACCGGTCGTGAACGAGGACGGTGGTCCGGTAGCGACCACCTTCACGAAGCTCCTCGCCGACCACGCGGACGTCCGGCAGGTGAGCCGCGCCGAAGCGGAGCACATGGTGCGCGATACGCACGAGGCTGCGGCTGCGATGGTCTTTCCGGCGCAGTTGAGCAAGCGCTACCTGCAGGGTCACACCACCGAGATCGAGCTCCTGACCGACCCCGCGGCGGGCAGCGACGTGCAGGGCGTGAAGGTCCTGCTCCTCCTGATCGACAAGGAGGCCGCGGCGCTCGCCGATCCGTTCGCCGAGGACAAGATCACGATGCGCGAGCAGAACCTCACCGGCCGCAGCCTCTCGATCAACGCCTTCGAGCAGCGCGTGCCCGGCTTCGCGCTCATGTTCGTGCTGCTGGCGGTCGTCTTCGGCACCTCGATGAGCATGCACGACGAGCGCGACTGGGGAACGCTCGTGCGCCTGCTCGTCGCGCCGAGCGGCTTCACGCGGCTCCTGCTCGGCAAGCTCGGGGCCCGCTTCGTGGTCGGCTTCGTCCAGATGCTCCTCCTCCTCGCCTGGGGCCACTGGGTGTACGGCGTTTCGCTCGGCTCCTCGCCGTCGGCGTTCCTCCTGCTCACGGCAGCGGCCGTGTTCGCCGTCGTCGCCGCGGGCATGCTGGTCGCGGGACTCGCCCGATCGCGCGAGCAGACGCTGCCGATCGGCCTCTCGTTGGTGATGGCGCTCTCGGCGCTGGGTGGGCTGTGGTGGCCACAGTCGATGCAGCCGCAATGGATGGATCGCATCTCGCCGGCGCTCTTCACGACGTGGGCGATGCGGGGGCTGAACGACCTGATCCTGCGCCAGCGGGGACTCGACGACGTGCTGCAGCCGATCGTCGTGCTCGTCGCGTACGGCGCGGCGACCCTCGCGCTCGGGCTGCGTCTCTTCCGGGTTCGTCACAGCGCGCGCTGA
- a CDS encoding phytanoyl-CoA dioxygenase family protein, with protein MATTEAIPPGFDLDGHVRRIEEEGFTIIPDFLGAADLAEVRRVLGFYLGTHAGRNDFEGTRTERVYTLVARGRVFWRIVLDARVMALCERFLLPGFLLTASQAIQINPGETPQPFHTDDAFYVLPRPRPMVSLSTIVAVDAFTAENGGTEVVPESHRWDDRKLAGSFDTGAEGSAREAVDAEFERLARPVTMPAGGCIVFAGTLLHRGGRNRGTTSRCAFSNQYCEPWARQQENFTLGVPFEVAREMPDRLQELLGYSIHPPFMGQLSASHPRKALAPDYVVPVVEQARAAGAKLPE; from the coding sequence CCCGACTTCCTGGGCGCGGCGGACCTGGCGGAGGTGCGGCGCGTGCTCGGCTTCTACCTCGGAACGCACGCCGGCCGGAACGACTTCGAGGGCACGCGCACCGAGCGGGTGTACACGCTCGTCGCCCGCGGGCGCGTGTTCTGGCGGATCGTGCTCGACGCCCGCGTGATGGCGCTGTGCGAGCGGTTCCTCCTGCCGGGGTTCCTGTTGACCGCGAGCCAGGCGATCCAGATCAACCCCGGCGAGACGCCGCAGCCCTTCCACACCGATGACGCGTTCTACGTGCTGCCGCGGCCGCGTCCGATGGTGTCGCTCTCGACCATCGTGGCGGTCGACGCGTTCACCGCCGAGAACGGCGGCACCGAGGTCGTCCCGGAAAGCCATCGCTGGGACGATCGGAAGCTCGCGGGATCCTTCGACACCGGCGCCGAGGGCTCGGCGCGCGAAGCCGTCGACGCGGAGTTCGAGCGCCTGGCGCGCCCGGTCACGATGCCGGCCGGCGGTTGCATCGTGTTCGCCGGCACGCTCCTCCACCGCGGCGGCCGCAATCGCGGCACGACGTCTCGCTGCGCTTTCTCGAACCAGTACTGCGAGCCGTGGGCGCGCCAGCAGGAGAACTTCACCCTCGGCGTCCCCTTCGAGGTGGCGCGCGAGATGCCGGATCGCCTCCAGGAGCTCCTCGGCTACTCGATCCACCCGCCCTTCATGGGGCAGCTGAGCGCCAGCCACCCGCGCAAGGCGCTGGCCCCCGACTACGTCGTCCCCGTCGTCGAGCAGGCGCGCGCCGCGGGTGCGAAGCTTCCCGAGTAG